One Patescibacteria group bacterium genomic window carries:
- a CDS encoding glycerol-3-phosphate acyltransferase, with product MITGLLAIGLGYLLGSISPSYFLTKWLKGVDIRKLGDGNAGARNVYHSVGLVPAIITGLIDLSKGVGVILISSLFAPLIFSYLAGLAAVVGHIFPFYLKFRGGQGGATLSGILLFLFFNFVFKAKSLGLYFLFS from the coding sequence ATGATTACCGGTCTCCTAGCCATTGGGCTTGGCTATTTGCTTGGCTCAATTTCGCCATCATATTTCTTGACTAAATGGCTTAAAGGGGTTGATATTCGCAAACTTGGCGATGGTAATGCTGGCGCAAGAAATGTTTATCACAGTGTCGGACTGGTGCCAGCCATAATCACCGGATTAATTGATCTTTCAAAAGGGGTGGGAGTTATTTTGATTTCTTCTTTGTTCGCGCCTTTAATTTTCTCTTATCTGGCTGGCTTAGCAGCAGTCGTTGGTCATATTTTTCCTTTTTATTTAAAATTTCGTGGTGGTCAGGGTGGAGCGACTTTAAGTGGAATTCTACTTTTTTTATTTTTCAACTTCGTTTTCAAGGCCAAATCTCTTGGTCTTTATTTTTTATTCTCTTAG